The genomic region GCGGATAGAGGTTGATGCTCCTGAGGGGACAGTGAGTCGGGAGGGGGCCTATTTTGCGGGAACCCTCTTTGGCCTTCCCCGGGAAGACTGGAGCCCCCTGACGCTCCTTCTTTTCCCCGGGGCGCTGGCCGCAGCGGCCCTGCTGGGACGGCTTCGCTTTCTGAACCGCCGGAAGAGCCCCAATCTGGAAATCCTCGGTCTCCGGGGCGGAGCAACCCGGGTGCTGGATCTTTCGGGTCAGGAGACGGTGATCGGTGCCAGCGCCGATGCCGATCTGACCATGACCTCCTCGCCCGACATGAGGGACCGCCACGCCACGATTGTGCGCGACGAGAAGCGGGGGATCTCCACGGTGGTGAGTGCCCAGGAGATCCTGGTGAACAACCAGCGCACCACCCGGCGCGTCCTGGAACCGGGCGATGTGATCCAGCTTCCGGGCGCTACCCTGGTTTTTGACGACCCCCGGGAGGGGCGGGGTGATGAGGGAAAAAAAGGGGGCGGCCCCGAGGCCGCCCCGAAGAAACCTTCGACGTGAGTTAGTCCAGGGACCAGGAGAAGTTGGGCGTGATGGTGTAGCTCTGGCCGGGCAGTACCGATATGTCCTGCCGCAGTTCGAGGCCGCCGCTTTCCAGAGAGACGGTGTGGCGTCCTGCCGGGAGCTGGAAGGATGAGCCCGACTGGACTTCGCCGTTTACCCGAACCCGCACCAGATTGGAGGGGTTTCGCTCGCGGGAGTTGAGAAGTCCCGAGGGCATGTTCACCCGAACCGTGGCCAGAGCAGGTTGCAACTGGGCCACCACCCGTTCGTCGCGGTTCAGATCCAGGGTGGTCTCCCAGTCCTGGTAGCCCATCTCGGAGACCCGGATGGTGTAGCGCCCCGGCCGCAGACGTTCGCTGTGGTTCGTCATTCCCCGGGGGTTCCCGTTGATAAAGACCCGGGCACCACGGATGTTGGACTCCACCTGGAGGGTGAACTCCTGGAGCTGAAGGTTGGCTCGCAGGGTCTGATTGCCCGTGAGCTGTACCGATTGCCGCCAGACCTGGTAGCCCGGGGCCGAGACCTCCACGGTGTGGTTCCCGGCGGGAAGGTTCATGGTGTTTCCCTTGATGACCTCCCCGTTAATGCTGATCTGGGCGTTGTTCACGTTGGTCTGGACGGTGAGATCGTGGGTGGCCGGGGCCCGGCGGGTTGTGGTCCGCTGGGCCATGGCAGCCGCCGGCAGGAGAAGTCCTGCCAGCAGAAGGATTACAAATCGTTTCAGGTTCATTCCTGTCTCCTTACGCTACCGGATCCGGTCCACGGCATGGGGGCTGAGGGAGAGAGATCGGATGCCTATTGGGGTTCTTGGGGTTTCATCATCGAGTTCGGACTCGACCCAGCGGGTCTGGGTGAAGATTTCAAACTCGTTTTTGGGATCAGGCCCTTCGAATGCCGGAGTGAGTGTAAAAATCTGCAGGGTATCCTCTCCGGTGTTCCAGGGGAGCACCCAGGTGCCGTAGTGCTCACCGGCCTCATTGCCGCCCTGGTTGAGCATTAGGTGAACCCGGGCGCTGGCTGATTTTTTGCCTGGTTCTCCCGTGAGGGATGTGTTGCCCCGCGTGAAATTATTGACGTAGAAGCGCAACTCGTCGTCGGGGATGTCATCTCTCTCACCCGGAAGATCATTGGAGAACCAGTCTGCCGGGGTGTTTTCTGGATCTCTGACGGTAATGGTCTCCACCCGGGGGATTCCGGCGAGGGTACCTACTGTCACATCCCGGTGGAGCTTGATATCGAGACCCTGGGCGGTCCCATCCTTATTTCCGTGCCACACCTTTCCTCTGGTGTCACCACTACCGGTATAGTAGGTCAAATAAGCGTCCAGGTCGATCGATTCGTCCTGCCACTCCAGCAGGATGGTCAGGGAGTAGACGTCCTCATTCTCGTAGGCGATCATGGGAGGGGTTTCCAGGGTCGCTCCCGCAACGGTCACCTCCATGGGGACAAAGCTCCAGCCATCTTTTACTCCCTGGATCTTGTACTGCCCGCCGGTGACTCTGTCCATGATCAATGTAGCCTTATCAGGATCATCGCTGTCTTCCCACTCTTTCCCCTGAACGAAACGACCATGGCTATCCACCGTGGCTGTGTAGGCCGGTGTCGACGAATAGAGACCGGTTGCCTGCTTTTGATAGAAGCGGACCACGGCGTCCGCCAGGGTATTGTTTCCGCTGCCCTTCCAGTATTCAGTGGCAGCCCCTTCGGCAAGGGCGTTCACCACGGAACCTTGAACTACAGAATAGGTAGATAATCTATCCACTGTTTTTGTTTCTGTTTCCAGAAACAGATCATCGCACCCCGTAAGGGCAAGGACCAGCAACGCTCCCAGCACCACAAAACTAACAGACAGAATCCGTTTCATGATCGTTCATCCTCCTGGATTGTATATGGTATCAGTCTATCAGGCGGCTATTAAAAAAATCTTGAATTTCATAATACCGCCTGCCGCTTTCAGTATCCGCCAAGCCTCGGGGCTTTGCCAGTCTTTCCGGGGAAATCTCATAAAATATTGCGAAGTAAAAAATAAAAGCCTAGGATATATCCAGGGAGCTTTCCATTCCCGGGATTATGTATCCCCTGGAGTCGGGGATGCCAAGGAGAAACAAAAATGATAAAGCATGTTCGGCTGGCACTGCTGGTGGTTGCCGTGGCCCTTGGTGTCGGGGCAGGAAACCTTTTTGCCCAGGCAATGACAACCCTGGAGTTGCACAGTAACGTTCGGGGTGCCGAGGTGTATATTAATGACAGGCTCGTGGGGGAGGCCGATCCGGTTTTCTCCATGCGTTTGCGCAGCAGGGGCTATTCCCTGCGAGTTACCGCGCCGGGCCACGAGGACTTCACCTCGTCGATCCGCCTCCAGGGCCCCCGTCAGGAGCTTCGGGTGGAGCTTGTGCCGCTGGCTGGAACAGCAACAAAGCCCCCGCCGGAGCCTCAGCCCGACCCTGCCCCGGCTACCCCTCCGCCCCCGGCAGATCCGGGTGTGGCCGTTACCTTTCACTGGCACGCAGCGGACACGGCCGATATCTACATTAACGGCGTGGCCCTGCGGGAGTTTTCTCCGCCCTACGCCACTCGCCGCGACGAGGCCCCGCTCATGCCCTTTCAGCACTCGGGAACCCTCCGGGATGGTGATGTGATCACCGTGGGGACGCGCCGGGGCGGAAGTTTCGGGTTCATGATGGCCGTGGTGGATCAGCAGGGACGCGTTCTGGTTCGGACAGACCGGAACTGGCAGTACTATGATCCCGCCGGTTCAGGGAACTGGTACAACCCCTCCTTTGCCGAGCCCCGCCTCCGGGGGAGCGTGGGGGTAAATCCCAGCCCCTGGGGAAACCAGCGGCATCTGGTGAGCAACTACGGGCCGGGGATCGAGTCGATCTACTCGCCCTCTACCTCGGACAGACGAGCCTACCTCTACTATCGGGTTTCCCTGGGCCGGGAGGCTCCCCGGGTTGCCGAGGAGCCGGCTGCAACCGCACCCTCCCGGGATGCGCCCTCGTCCCCTGGGGTTCAATCGGGTGTATCGGTGAGTTCCGGGGGCTTCTTTCTGGGGCGTTACCGCATGGGGCTCAGTGTCAATCGGCCCAGGGTTGAAGGGTCAATACTGGATTTTCGTGGCGACGGGACCTTTCAGGTGATCTCCCGGGGGCCTCACGATGGTCATCTGGCTTCGTCGGGCCGGTGGCATCTCTCGGACGATGTCTTTAGTCCTGGTGATCCCCGGGGGCCTGGGGTTGTAGTGGACTTTGAGGGGGGAGGATTTTTCGGTTCCCAAGCACAGTTGGTGGGCCAGGGTTTGTCCTACTATCACCATGTTGTGGGCGACGGGATGCTCTATCTCATCAAGGAGATCGAATGGGATGTCACGGGAGAATGGATGAACGACGGCCAGAGCGGGGGCTTCCGGTTCCATAGCGACGGGACCTTTGATCGCTATAGCTTGCATTATCCCGAGCGGTGGCGGCGTGAGACCACGAGCCGCTGGACCACGGCGGGTAATATGATCGTTTCCATGCCGGAAGGAAGAGTTCTGCTTCTTCTGGAGGACCCGGGGACGGCCTACAACGTGGACCGCAACAACCGGAAGGGGACGATTCGGTATAGCCATACTCCGTAACGCCTTGGGCCCCCCCGAGGGGGCCAGGGGATGGAATCACGCCGGAGCCGAGGACGGTTCCGGCGCAAAGAGACCACGCCACAGCTGTTGCCGTGGCGCGGGTTATCTGATCAGGATGTGGAAGGGATATGTCCGGTTTTGGTGGATGGTTGAACAAGCCCTCTGATTGCAAGGGCTTTTCGGAACGGGAGTGACGGGGATCGAACCCGCGATCTCCGGCTTGACAGGCCAGCCTTATCCCTTTTTCAGTCTATACCCTTATGCGTAACTATAACACTGGTATAGGCTTGTGTCAAACTGATATAGAACGGCATACACAAAAATATGATCTCAGACTAGCTATGAATCTCAGAACTGATCTCAGACGAAATCGGGGGGGTAGGTTATTTCAACCGGCGGAGGATCACCGAGATCCGCTGGCGCAGTGCTTTGTTGAAGGTGATAAACAGGGAGTCGGGAAGATCCTCGCCGATGATCAAGTAGTCAGCGAGTAGATCCGTTACCGTCGCCTCGATCGAGTCCGCGAATGCTTCCACTGCTTCACGGTCGTCGCTGTTGGTCATGTTGAAAAAGATGGCCCCCCGGCTGGAAAGGAGCGAAACAGCCGGGGGACCGGGAAAGGGATAACATGGCTATACGAACCCCGCCGGATCTCCCGGCGGGGAAGGCCTACGTAATCATCAGTCGCCGCTGGGCTCCGTGGCCTCGTCACACGTCGCAACGGCAATCGTAGCCGCTCTAGTGACCCGCGCGCCGTATACCGCCAGCCCTCGCATTATATCCGCGAACTGTTTCGGGTGCCGGAGCATCTCGGTTTTGTTGATCGCCAGCGCCCAGGTAGCAGAAATCTTGCTACCGGCGACGATCTTCCACTTGTCACCGGAGGTGTTCGGTGTCTGGTGAGACATCAGGACATCGAATCCAGCGTACCGCGCTACCAAACCCTCCGCCAGTTCACCGGCGTTGTCGGTGCTGTCGGCAATGTTCGCCGTCACCAGGTCCTCCACGAACCACGGGGGAACGATCACGAACCGCCCTGACCGGGGGGTTTTCGCATCGTCCAGCTTCCGTGCTATCAACCGGAGTGTTTCACCAACGTTCACACTGTTGATATCCAGCGGGGTGGTTTCGTCGCCCAGGTCATCGGTGATCGCCCCGCCGGCGGCAAGGACCCCGCCCAGGTAATCATCGATCGTTGCCTGTAGCTGGAACGCCGCTTCACGGGCATAGGCGGCCATGATTGCCGGTTTCGCCATTGCCGCGTCGATATCATCGATCACCACGTTGAAATACTTTTGCTGGTCGATCGTCATGGTCTGGGACGCGTCGTCTACCTCTTCTTCGTCCATGTCGGTGTAGGTCATGTAATCCTTTACGGTGACCGCACCGATCGAAGGGATCTTGACCGCGTTGCCCGGTACTACGTCGCCCAGGTAATCCTCGTTGAACGCGCGTGCGTAAACCAGATTCTCCCGGAGACTCTCAAGAATCGCCTGCCCGACGATCGTCGGGATTGTATGTGCACTCAGTGGCATATTTAGTCCTTCAGGCCCATTGCTTTACGGAACTCGGAAACATCTGCGTCGTCGAACTCGCGGAAGGTCGTTGAGCTTCCACGGGCGCCGCCGCCGCTGTTGTGGGGAGCCAGCAGGAAGTTCTTTGCTTCCTCGCTGCTACTCCACCGGGTCAGGTATTCCCGTAGGGAGATACTTTCCTCATTCTCAAGCAAGAAGTCCTTTGCTGTTTCTTTGGATACGTGAGGTTCGCGATGCTGGCCGTCGGCCTTTACCTCAGCGTCAATCCGAGAGCTCAGCATCGTTCGTGCTACCTCGCTCATCGTAGGAACAACGTTCCTGCTTACGAACCCGTCAATCTCACGATTGACCAGGGTAGAACGAATCGCGTCACGCTCCGCCTGGAGCAGCCCGGAAGTGTCGTTGACCTTCTGGGTCGCCTCGGTCAGTCGCTCGGAGAGCTCCCGATTCTTGGCTAGCAATTCGTCTCTTTTTGCCAGAAGGGGAGCCTTCAGCCCGTTGAGCCAGGCCGCCCCTTCGTTGGTTTCTATCCATGATTCCAGTTCTTTCGGGTCCATCTGATCCCCTCCCGTCTCAGTTCCGATCTCAGTATTTACCGGACCGGTTATGTAATTCCCGCTCTGGCAACACGTTGCTTCCGGCGTCACCGGCCTTCAGCGCCGGTGACCCTATGCTGTGAAGACGGCTGCGCCTTCCCGTGGACAAGCAACGGTCAGAACCATCCTTCTGCCCCCCCAGGTCTCCCCCTTTGGTGACATGCGGCAGCTCTGGCGTCCCATTTTGCTGGTGTTTCCTTAGGCCCGACATGGATAACACCGGAGCCCCTGAGAAACACCGGACGAGGTCCGTCGTCATACCGGGAGCCTTTCAACGTTAAGATCCGGTCTCTGGGCTCCGTTTTCGGGATTTTCTCCAATACCTTCCCTCCGATCTCGATTGTTTCACATTCCTCATGGATAACAATCAATCGCAGGGGGAGGTTTTCAGGTCGGCAAAGTTGTCGGTGTAGTGCGAGAACCTTTGCTTTTCTCATCGGTCGCCCCGATTTAAGCGCTCTTCGATCTCCTGAAGCCGGTCTTCAATCTCGCTCTCCTTCTCTAGTCGGAGAGCTCCCAGGTACTGAGACAGCCCCCATACCAGTTGCCGGTACTCGTCCTGGCTAATCGTGCCCCGCGCGTACTCCCGGAGCACTCGCGCGAACGTCTGGCGCGTGCTCGCCACGCTCCGGAGCCTGAGGGCAAAGGGGACCCCCCGGCTCTGCTTCCTGTTGTTCTGTTCCGTCAAAACGCTATCACTCATAGTCCATCGCCTCGTTTCGGACTTTCGGCAAGGAACCGACCCGGCGGATACCGAGTTGTTCCGTGCTAAAAGTATTACGTTGTAATACCATTTCGTCAACCGCTATTTGTTATCTTTGGCATCTTTCCACGCATCCGCGGGGTGGCGAACTCCCGGAATGGTGCCGTTGAAACCTCCTTTCGATTGCCCAGTTCTGTGTCAGTCATGACCTCCTCCTCCCGTTTCCGGCTATGCCGGTATTTTCAACCTGGTCGCTGACCAGGTTGGTTTCTCAGTTATCCGCGCTCCGTGTTGTCAGTTCTGCATTGACCTGGACGGCTGCGGTCGTCTCTGAGGAACCAGGCAGTTTCACTCCGAACTTTCCCGCGATCTCTGGTGTGGTTGCGTTGATGGGATACTCGGTCCAGTCTTCGGCCCGGACGTCCTGCCCGCATCGGGCACACAGGTAGGTTTTCTGCTGCAAGGGTCCATCAGAGATCATCGTTCCACCCTTGTCGGGGAAGCATCGGCAGGCGAACCCGCGCCAGTCATATCTCTTGGTCTGCCGGCCCCGCACGCCCCCCCAGGCATCGTGGAGCTCCTTGATGCCGGGTAAGGTTTTATATCTGGCCGAGATTGTCCGAACGACCTCAGCGAAGAGCAGCGGCAAATCAGTTTCAGGAACTTTTCTAACAATCCATTGCTCAATCACGTCTGAAGCCTCG from Alkalispirochaeta americana harbors:
- a CDS encoding PEGA domain-containing protein; the protein is MNLKRFVILLLAGLLLPAAAMAQRTTTRRAPATHDLTVQTNVNNAQISINGEVIKGNTMNLPAGNHTVEVSAPGYQVWRQSVQLTGNQTLRANLQLQEFTLQVESNIRGARVFINGNPRGMTNHSERLRPGRYTIRVSEMGYQDWETTLDLNRDERVVAQLQPALATVRVNMPSGLLNSRERNPSNLVRVRVNGEVQSGSSFQLPAGRHTVSLESGGLELRQDISVLPGQSYTITPNFSWSLD
- a CDS encoding PEGA domain-containing protein, which encodes MIKHVRLALLVVAVALGVGAGNLFAQAMTTLELHSNVRGAEVYINDRLVGEADPVFSMRLRSRGYSLRVTAPGHEDFTSSIRLQGPRQELRVELVPLAGTATKPPPEPQPDPAPATPPPPADPGVAVTFHWHAADTADIYINGVALREFSPPYATRRDEAPLMPFQHSGTLRDGDVITVGTRRGGSFGFMMAVVDQQGRVLVRTDRNWQYYDPAGSGNWYNPSFAEPRLRGSVGVNPSPWGNQRHLVSNYGPGIESIYSPSTSDRRAYLYYRVSLGREAPRVAEEPAATAPSRDAPSSPGVQSGVSVSSGGFFLGRYRMGLSVNRPRVEGSILDFRGDGTFQVISRGPHDGHLASSGRWHLSDDVFSPGDPRGPGVVVDFEGGGFFGSQAQLVGQGLSYYHHVVGDGMLYLIKEIEWDVTGEWMNDGQSGGFRFHSDGTFDRYSLHYPERWRRETTSRWTTAGNMIVSMPEGRVLLLLEDPGTAYNVDRNNRKGTIRYSHTP
- a CDS encoding P22 phage major capsid protein family protein — protein: MPLSAHTIPTIVGQAILESLRENLVYARAFNEDYLGDVVPGNAVKIPSIGAVTVKDYMTYTDMDEEEVDDASQTMTIDQQKYFNVVIDDIDAAMAKPAIMAAYAREAAFQLQATIDDYLGGVLAAGGAITDDLGDETTPLDINSVNVGETLRLIARKLDDAKTPRSGRFVIVPPWFVEDLVTANIADSTDNAGELAEGLVARYAGFDVLMSHQTPNTSGDKWKIVAGSKISATWALAINKTEMLRHPKQFADIMRGLAVYGARVTRAATIAVATCDEATEPSGD